A window of Sodalis praecaptivus genomic DNA:
AATTTGCATTCGCCGCACTCAGGCGTGTAGAGCGGGATGACATGATCGCCGACCGCCACGCTGGTCACGCCTTCACCCACCGCTTCCACCACGCCGCCGCCTTCATGACCCAGAATGGCCGGGAACACGCCTTCGGGATCCTTGCCTGATAGCGTATAGGCGTCGGTATGGCAGACGCCGCTGGCAACGATGCGTACCAGAACTTCGCCTTTTTGCGGCGGCATCAGATCGACTTCGGTGACCGCCAGAGGCTGGTTCGGCCCCCAGGCGACGGCGGCGCGGGTTTTTATCATTTGCATGGTGAAGCTCCTAAAGCAGAGTGAAAGACGGGCGCGTCGGCGGTGCGCGCCCCTTCGGTAACGCCCGTGCCGCGGCCGCTAGCGGGCGGCGGCACGGGAAAAGACGGCGACGGCGCTGCGTCAGCGTCGTCGGTGGTGGCATCGTGCCATTCGATGATAAGCTGTTTTAATGCCTCCACGTTGGGCCCGAAAGCGTCGCGACGCCAAATGAGCCAGGTCGCGGCGTCGGCGATGTGGCGCGGCAGAGGGTGTACTTTGACTCGCTCGCGGCCGGGCAATTGTTCCAGCACCGACAAGGGCAGCAGCGCTACCCCGGCGCCGCTGGCCACGCAGGCCTGCATCGCATGATAGGATTGAATTTCCATCACCGCGCCGGGATTGACGCCATCAGCGTAAAACCAGCTTTCCAATTTTTGCCGATATGAGCAACTGTGGCGGAACGCAAACACCGTCTGACCGGCGATGTCCCTGGCGGAGGCGATGTCGTCTTGATCCGGGCTTGAGATCAACCCCAGCGTTTCGCGAAAGCTGACGCAACCGTGGATATCGTCATACTCCACCGGGCCGTCAACCAGCGCCGCCGCCAGCGTACCGGCGCGCACTCCGGCGACAATCTCGCCGGAGGTGCCGGTAATCAGCGACAAGGAGACCTGGGGAAACCGTTGGTGGTACGCGGCCAGCAACCCCGGCAGCCGGGTGGCGGCGGTGCTCTCCATCGACCCCAGCGGGAAGCGCCCGCCCGGTTCGCCCGCTCGGCTCATCGCGATGGCCTCCTCGCTTAACGCCAGGATACGGGTGGCGTAGCACAGGAAATTATGCCCCATCGGCGACAGCCGCAGCCGCTGTTTCTCGCGGATAAACAGATCGGTGCCCAGTTCGTCTTCCAACTGACGCAGCCGGGTGGTCAAGTTGGAGGGGACCCGGTGAAGCTGCTCGGCGGCACGGGCCAGGGAACCGGTTTCAGCGACGCTGCAAAACATTTTCAGTTGGGTAAGGTCCATATCTTCTCATTTCGTCATCAACTTGGTCTGAATTATTCATTTTCCGTGATTGTAGCGATCGGGCATTCTTTTGGCAACAACAATGGGTAGTCACGGAGTTAAGATGGCCATAAAGGTGGCATTAAGCGGTTTTCTGGCGTTGCTAGTGGCCATGGGGATAGGGCGTTTTGCTTTCACGCCGCAGGTGCCGCTCATGATAGCGGACGGTCAGCTTACCCTGACCAGCGCGGCGCTGGTGGCGGCCTTCAATTATCTTGGGTATTTGCTGGGGGCCTTTGATGCAATGCGTGCCCGGCGCGGTTTGGAAAAACGGCTGTGGTTCGGGGTCTGGGGGGCGGTAGCCTTGACGGTGTTGTCCGCCTGCGCGCATCAGCTCTGGAGCCATGCCGCGCTGCGGCTTATCATCGGTTGGGCCAGCGGTTGGGCGATGGTGCTGGTGGCGGCCTGGACCAACGATCAACTGCTGCGCCTGCGCCGTCCGGCGTTAAGCGCGGCGGTGTTTGCCGGGCCCGGCGCGGGTATTTTTGTCAGCGGCATGCTGGCGATGTTGCTGCACTATTGTCGCGTGGACGCGGCGACCGCCTGGCTCGTCTACGGCGCCGTCGCCGCGGTGCTTATCGCTATCATTAGCCGTAATTTACCCCGAAGCGGCACGCTGGTGCATCCTACCCAAGCGGTAAGCTTGCCGACGCTGAGCCTGCCGTTAAAAAAACTGGTATGGAGCTATTCTCTGGCGGGCTTCGGCTATATCCTGCCCGCCACCTTCCTATCGCAGATGGCGGCGCAGCGCTTTCCCGGCAGCGCCTTTGGCCAATGGGTATGGCCGGTATTTGGCGCCGCCAGCGTTGCCGGCATCGTACTCGGTATCCTCACCCGCCACCGTTTGTCCGCCGGCCGCCGCCTGGCGCTGACGCTGTGGGCGCAGGGTCTCGGGGTTTTGCTGATGATTAGCTTGCCCGGTATCGGTAGCCTGATTGTCGGTGCGCTGCTGACCGGCGGCGGCTTTCTCAGCGTCGTGCAACTCACGCTCGAATGTAGCCGCCGACAGGCGCCGGACCACCTGCGCTACATGGCGGGTCTGCTGACCTGCGGCTATGCCTTAGGGCAACTGGCGGGCCCCGTGCTGTCCGCGGTGTCCACCTGGCTGACCGGGCGCCTTGAACCGGCGCTGCTGGCCTCGATGCTGGCGCTGGCCGTTGCCGGCATATTGGCGTGGCGCCAACCATAGCAGGCTAAGTTGTCCCGATTCAGCTATCATGAAACACATTCACTGGATTATCCCCGCGCACTCCACTAGAGTGTTGCCCATTCTGCGGTTAACCCCGCGGGAGCGAATCGCCTGCTGGAGAAGAATGAATATGGTAACGCTGACAAAAGAGGCCTCGCAGGTACGCGAAGCTTTACTGGCCCGAGGACTCGAAACACCGCTGCGGGGCGAGGTGCTGGACAACGAAGTGCGCAAACGTCTTATCGCCGAGCATATGACGGAAATTATGACGCTGCTTAACCTCGACTTGACCGATGACAGCCTGGCGGAAACGCCGCATCGCATCGCCAAGATGTACGTAGAAGAGGTGTTCGCCGGCCTGGATTACGCCAATTTCCCCAAAATCACGGTCATCGAAAACAAGATGAAAGTGGATGAAATGGTCACGGTGCGTGATATTACGCTGACCAGCACCTGTGAACATCACTTTGTGATTATCGACGGCAAAGCGACGGTCTCGTATATTCCCAAACACTGCGTCATTGGGCTGTCGAAAATCAATCGTATCGTGCAGTTCTTTGCCCAACGGCCGCAGGTGCAGGAGCGGCTGACGCAGCAGATCCTGCTGGCGCTGCAAACGCTGCTCGGCACCAATAACGTGGCGGTCTCCATTGATGCCGTGCATTATTGCGTCAAAGCGCGGGGGATCCGCGACGCCACCAGCACCACCACTACCACATCGCTGGGCGGACTGTTTAAATCCAGTCAAAATACCCGCCAGGAATTTTTGCGTGCTGTCACGCATCATAACGGTTAATCTGTTGTTAACCCTCAATTGCGGCGTCGCTGGCGCCGTCTGACAGAAGAGATTAGCCATGCGGCAGCGCATCGCGATGTTGGATTGCGCGCGCGGGATTGCCATTTTGGGCATCCTGCTGATGAACATCACCGCCTTTGGACTGCCGAAAGCGGCTTACCTCAATCCCGCCTATGCCGGCAGCATTACCCGCAGCGAAGCCTGGACCTGGGCCGTGCTGGATATGGTGGCGCAGGTGAAATTCCTCACCTTGTTCGCCCTTTTGTTTGGCGGTGGGCTGGTGCTGTTGTTACCGCGCGGAACGCGCTGGATCCGCGCACGGCTGTTCTGGTTAATGGGTTTTGGTCTCCTTCACGCCATCTTCTTTTGGGATGGCGATATTCTGCTGGATTACGGCCTGGTGGGCCTGCTGTGTTTGGGGCTGATTCGCCAGGCGCCCAGCGATCGCAATGTGATCGCCACCGGTATCGTGTTGTATCTATTAGGGGTCGTGTTACTACTGGTTTTTCAGCTGTTGCTGGGCTCTCAGCCTCCCGGCCGCTTCTGGCTGCCCGATATTGCCAACCGCGTCTATGAACATTATTGGCAAACCGTCGGCGGCCCGGAAGCCTGGCGTGAGCGGGTCAACCTGCTGCACGGCAGTCTGCTGGCGATGGCGTCGCAATATGGCTGGCAGCTGGCCGGCGCAATGTTGATTGGCGCGGGGCTCATGCGTAACGGTTGGCTGGCCGGCCGTCGTGCGCCGGCGCATTACCGACGAATGGCGCTGTGGCTTATCCCCACGGGCCTGATTATTAACCTGCCGGCGGTGGTGGCCCAGTGGCAACTGGGTTGGGATTATCGCTGGTGCGGCTTTCTATTGCAGATGCCGCGGGAAATGAGTGCACCGTTTCAGGCGTTAGGCTATGTCGCCCTGCTGTATGGATTCTGGCCGCGATTGGCCGATAAAACGGTGATCCGTCTCCTGAGCAATGTCGGAAGAATGGCGTTGACCAATTATCTGCTGCAAACCCTCCTCTGTACGCTATTGTTTAATCAGTTGGGGCTCTTCATGGCCTATGACCGGCTGCAATTGATGATGTTTGTGCCGGCGGTTTGGCTGGTGAATATGGCGGTATCCGCCCTGTGGTTGAGGCATTTTCGTCAGGGGCCCATGGAGAGCGTATGGCGCCATTTAACGCGGTTGACCGGCGGCGCGCCGCAGCCGAACGTGTCGTCCTGAGCGCGTGTTACCGTGCGCTGTCGACACCCCGGCGCGGCGCGAATGCTCCGGCCGCCGTGGGGCATGTCGCGGCAGCCGTCCGCGCCATCGTCCCCTGACGTTTTACCGAAGAATGCGCTTGCCGCCCGCTTTCGCGGCCAGGCTACCGGTTCGGTTGAACATGCCGGTCAAAATGCGGTCTATTACCCTCATCGACCCGCTATAACCGTGGCGACCCGGCGTGTTTCGTCACGCGCTGGCCTGCGCCGGTTAGCCGGTCGATGACACGGGCACCCGCAGGGGTGCCGAACGGATGACCTCTTGGTTACTGGGATCGCGGGTAATGAAAATTTTAGTGATTGAGGACGATAAACTCCTGCGGGAAGGGTTGCGGCAGGCGCTGGAGCAGGAGCGTTTCGCCTGTGAGTGCGCCACCGACTTGCGTCAAAGCGAGTCGCTATTGGGCGCCACGTCATATAGCTTGATTATTCTCGATTTAGGTTTGCCGGACGGCGATGGGATGACCCTGCTGGAAAAACTTCGCCGGCGGGGGAACGACGTGCCGGTATTGATACTGACCGCGCGCGACGCGATTGATGAGCGGGTACGCGGCCTGGATTTTGGCGCAGATGACTATCTCATCAAACCTTTTGCGTTAAGTGAATTGCTGGCTCGCGCCCGGGCCATTATTCGCCGCCATCAGGGCGTAAGTTCTAACGTTATCCGGGTCGACACGCTTTCGCTGGACTTAACCAACCATGATGTCACCGTTGACGGCAAATCGGTGAGTCTGACCCCGAAAGAGTTCGCGATCCTGTCCCGACTGATGCTGCGGGCAGGGCAACATATTCATCGTGAAATTTTGCACCAGGATTTGTACCGTTGGGATGATGATCCCTCCTCCAACTCGCTTGAAGTGCATATTCACCATCTGCGACAGAAAATTGGCCGTGATCGTATCCGTACGATGCGCGGTTTTGGTTATCTGCTCACCACCGCGGGTAAACCATGAGC
This region includes:
- a CDS encoding YbfB/YjiJ family MFS transporter, yielding MAIKVALSGFLALLVAMGIGRFAFTPQVPLMIADGQLTLTSAALVAAFNYLGYLLGAFDAMRARRGLEKRLWFGVWGAVALTVLSACAHQLWSHAALRLIIGWASGWAMVLVAAWTNDQLLRLRRPALSAAVFAGPGAGIFVSGMLAMLLHYCRVDAATAWLVYGAVAAVLIAIISRNLPRSGTLVHPTQAVSLPTLSLPLKKLVWSYSLAGFGYILPATFLSQMAAQRFPGSAFGQWVWPVFGAASVAGIVLGILTRHRLSAGRRLALTLWAQGLGVLLMISLPGIGSLIVGALLTGGGFLSVVQLTLECSRRQAPDHLRYMAGLLTCGYALGQLAGPVLSAVSTWLTGRLEPALLASMLALAVAGILAWRQP
- the folE gene encoding GTP cyclohydrolase I FolE yields the protein MVTLTKEASQVREALLARGLETPLRGEVLDNEVRKRLIAEHMTEIMTLLNLDLTDDSLAETPHRIAKMYVEEVFAGLDYANFPKITVIENKMKVDEMVTVRDITLTSTCEHHFVIIDGKATVSYIPKHCVIGLSKINRIVQFFAQRPQVQERLTQQILLALQTLLGTNNVAVSIDAVHYCVKARGIRDATSTTTTTSLGGLFKSSQNTRQEFLRAVTHHNG
- the yeiB gene encoding DUF418 domain-containing protein YeiB, translated to MRQRIAMLDCARGIAILGILLMNITAFGLPKAAYLNPAYAGSITRSEAWTWAVLDMVAQVKFLTLFALLFGGGLVLLLPRGTRWIRARLFWLMGFGLLHAIFFWDGDILLDYGLVGLLCLGLIRQAPSDRNVIATGIVLYLLGVVLLLVFQLLLGSQPPGRFWLPDIANRVYEHYWQTVGGPEAWRERVNLLHGSLLAMASQYGWQLAGAMLIGAGLMRNGWLAGRRAPAHYRRMALWLIPTGLIINLPAVVAQWQLGWDYRWCGFLLQMPREMSAPFQALGYVALLYGFWPRLADKTVIRLLSNVGRMALTNYLLQTLLCTLLFNQLGLFMAYDRLQLMMFVPAVWLVNMAVSALWLRHFRQGPMESVWRHLTRLTGGAPQPNVSS
- the pmrA gene encoding two-component system response regulator PmrA, yielding MKILVIEDDKLLREGLRQALEQERFACECATDLRQSESLLGATSYSLIILDLGLPDGDGMTLLEKLRRRGNDVPVLILTARDAIDERVRGLDFGADDYLIKPFALSELLARARAIIRRHQGVSSNVIRVDTLSLDLTNHDVTVDGKSVSLTPKEFAILSRLMLRAGQHIHREILHQDLYRWDDDPSSNSLEVHIHHLRQKIGRDRIRTMRGFGYLLTTAGKP